One stretch of Leadbetterella byssophila DSM 17132 DNA includes these proteins:
- the cmk gene encoding (d)CMP kinase has translation MSKIIIAIDGYSSCGKSSTAKGVAKSLGYQYIDTGAMYRAVTLYFIQNHISLTNPKEVDSALDRIEIEFRANSEGKSDTYLNGLNVEEEIRKLYVADKVSDVAAIAAVRHAMVREQQRMGKKKGFVLDGRDIGTVVFPGAELKIFMTADPMVRAQRRQAELLDKGELVDLEEVLENIKKRDIIDTTRDESPLRQADDAHLLDTTFMTLDEQIEKVVLLADTKHEKA, from the coding sequence ATGTCAAAGATCATTATTGCCATTGACGGTTACTCGTCCTGTGGCAAAAGCAGCACAGCGAAGGGGGTAGCCAAAAGTTTAGGTTACCAATACATAGATACAGGGGCCATGTACCGTGCAGTAACCCTGTATTTTATTCAAAACCACATCAGCTTAACAAATCCCAAAGAGGTGGACTCCGCTTTGGATAGGATAGAGATAGAATTTCGTGCCAACTCAGAGGGTAAATCAGATACTTATCTAAACGGTCTGAATGTGGAAGAAGAGATCAGGAAGCTCTATGTGGCTGATAAAGTTAGTGATGTAGCGGCAATAGCGGCTGTACGTCATGCTATGGTGAGAGAGCAACAGCGAATGGGAAAGAAAAAGGGCTTTGTACTTGACGGAAGAGATATTGGTACAGTGGTCTTTCCTGGTGCTGAATTAAAGATCTTCATGACCGCTGATCCTATGGTTAGAGCTCAGCGTAGGCAGGCTGAATTATTAGATAAAGGAGAACTTGTAGACCTAGAGGAGGTATTAGAGAATATCAAGAAAAGGGATATCATAGATACTACGAGGGACGAGAGTCCCCTGAGACAAGCTGATGATGCACATCTCTTAGATACAACCTTTATGACCTTGGATGAGCAAATAGAAAAAGTAGTTTTGCTGGCTGATACGAAGCATGAAAAAGCTTGA